One segment of Rubripirellula amarantea DNA contains the following:
- a CDS encoding PAS domain S-box protein — MTQLPKTSQIDSRTEALPLANSIVGIGASAGGLTALECLFEQLRDDAGAAYVVIQHLSPDYQSHMAELLGRRTKMQTVQMTEGVALKPNTVYLMPPDKHVEVVGSQLRLQERSDDGELNLPIDRFFRSLSEQTDRSIAAVVLSGTGSDGSAGIVDVHEAGGLVLCQDEDSAQFNGMPLNAIKTQKVHVVGSVPEIAEALTSYAEGHSIEEIVAHQSPTIERNHLDAIYQRLESCCGVDFGQYKHGTFTRRLSRRMMLSKTDELDKYVELLDSDPDELLRLADDLMIGVTRFFRDPDGFHRLCGRCIRTLIGSKSEGDELRVWVAGCATGQEAYSIAMLIQDEKQKRNVDFTTKIFATDVHPEAIRYAQQGIFPREAIAEIPRHLRNQFVVDNPEGFEFTKNVRDSVVFARHDVLQDAPFTNMDLITCRNLLIYLVDDAQARVLSAFTHALRTRGVLWLGPSETPGDVEDQYATLDKHWRLFQKERETRLPLDLKLRKRPLSNVALSIRPRSSSAPSPGLVMTYDRILAKYAPPAILFDQSLHPLQVFGDVSRFTVRPTGRLRGTVEEMLAEPLRLPLAIGLQRMQSDQRITETESAIFDGERVELQIQAFHHPSLTETHYLLSFDAEDFIAPTKQPLLPNEGLAPERNLRKPNVLEAAVDGSESTRIAMLQEQVRMLEMELDYTRENLQATIEEVETTNEELQSSNEELTSSNEELQSTNEELHSVNEELHTTHTESTRRLQLLTELTNDLESVMRESNVGLVLVDRDMTIRRVTPAAADLLLIRRRDAQGESLQDYAGAFDDLDLVEIAKRVRDTNQPVEMEATDRRGDPVLLRVTAYRDRTGVLMTFTNLRSVKETNEKLRKLTSIVADSTDAIIGVELNGRVTSWNRGATKLFGTELDVAKNFELAETLPQSVYESCDSLIKELSRKGDVAPREVSATIRGRTLTLLIRVTPVLDEYERVSAAAITLYDVTLLRAAEEQLRLRTRAIDAAVNGFVIVDALAKDHPIVYANQGFYSLTGFRPEDIVGRNCRFLQGPQTDPEDVKIIREAIAKKRECRVTLLNYRRDGSEFYNDLVITPVADEHGQVTHFVGVQSDVTDVVAAKRILEKSEAEYRSTFENAAIGIAHIGLDGEWLRVNQKLCQIVGYSRDELQSKTFQEITHVDDLNSDLVQFARMKRGEIPGYTMQKRFIHRNGHVVWVNLTTSLRSDVKGNPECCISLVEDISERIETEQKLSASRAIIAEVIQRSDDPFISFDYDGVIQVANRSAHRLRDISGDLRGRSYEELFVDDAESPLLSALDRVRRSQQGETTEYYSRHLSRWYDARVFPVDGGAALYMTDVTGRKETETYLERARVAAEEASVAKSKFLTNMSHEIRSPMSAIIGFSDIALRDLSDGKPVEPEHLETVIRNGRFLLGIINDILDLSKVEAGKLEVRKSRFGLLPMLADINELMRHRSDSSGIPLTFEFASPVVQRVYSDRSRVEQILVNLIGNAIKFTPKGNVRVVVDMDLSDGEQLRFRVIDTGIGISDANLSRLFQTFSQVHDNKIVGVEGTGLGLVISKRLAKILGGDITVESREGKGSCFTLLLPVQHSDNLITPTIADLKPEATSSAELDRLDCRVLVVDDARDVRMVTTRFLSRCGADVVEAVNGAEAVKAVSKAESDGRPFACILMDMQMPELDGRAATERLRNQGFMMPIIALTAGATSEEVQEAIAAGCTEFMAKPVDAPNLIRRVADLTR, encoded by the coding sequence ATGACTCAACTACCCAAAACGTCCCAGATTGATTCACGAACGGAGGCCCTACCGCTTGCAAATTCCATTGTCGGAATCGGAGCCTCGGCGGGAGGGCTGACGGCTTTGGAATGTTTGTTTGAGCAGCTCAGGGATGACGCCGGTGCCGCGTATGTTGTGATCCAGCATCTATCGCCTGACTACCAAAGTCATATGGCGGAGTTGCTTGGACGTCGAACGAAAATGCAGACCGTTCAAATGACCGAAGGCGTTGCTTTAAAACCCAATACGGTCTACCTAATGCCGCCGGATAAGCATGTGGAAGTGGTGGGCAGTCAGTTGAGATTGCAGGAACGATCGGACGATGGTGAACTGAATCTTCCCATCGATAGGTTCTTTCGATCACTCTCGGAGCAGACCGACCGATCGATTGCGGCTGTGGTGCTATCAGGTACGGGCAGCGACGGTAGCGCTGGGATTGTTGATGTTCACGAAGCCGGTGGTCTAGTGCTATGCCAGGACGAAGATTCCGCTCAGTTTAATGGAATGCCGCTCAACGCCATTAAGACTCAAAAGGTCCACGTGGTCGGATCAGTCCCTGAGATTGCCGAAGCGCTGACATCTTACGCTGAAGGGCATTCGATTGAAGAGATCGTCGCTCATCAATCCCCCACCATTGAACGCAATCATCTGGATGCAATTTATCAGCGACTCGAAAGTTGTTGCGGAGTGGATTTTGGGCAGTACAAGCACGGCACGTTTACTCGACGTCTTTCGCGTCGAATGATGCTGAGCAAGACCGACGAATTAGATAAATACGTCGAGCTGCTTGATAGCGATCCGGATGAATTGCTGCGTCTAGCCGATGACTTAATGATTGGTGTGACTCGATTCTTTCGTGATCCAGATGGCTTTCACCGATTGTGCGGTCGTTGTATTCGTACCCTTATCGGATCCAAGAGCGAAGGCGATGAGTTAAGGGTTTGGGTCGCAGGTTGCGCAACTGGCCAAGAAGCCTACAGCATCGCGATGTTGATCCAAGACGAGAAACAAAAGCGCAACGTTGATTTCACGACTAAGATTTTTGCCACGGATGTTCATCCTGAAGCGATTCGATATGCCCAACAAGGAATCTTTCCACGCGAGGCGATCGCAGAAATTCCAAGGCACCTTCGTAATCAGTTTGTCGTTGATAATCCCGAGGGCTTTGAGTTCACGAAGAATGTTCGAGACTCTGTGGTGTTTGCGCGGCACGATGTGCTGCAGGATGCTCCGTTCACGAACATGGACTTGATTACCTGCCGCAACTTGCTGATCTACCTTGTCGACGATGCCCAGGCTCGGGTGCTATCGGCCTTCACTCATGCTTTGCGAACTCGAGGGGTGTTGTGGCTAGGTCCCAGCGAGACACCAGGCGATGTCGAAGATCAATACGCCACCCTTGATAAGCATTGGCGATTGTTTCAGAAAGAGCGAGAGACGCGACTTCCATTGGATTTGAAATTACGCAAACGTCCGCTGTCCAATGTCGCTTTATCGATACGTCCTCGGTCGTCGTCAGCACCGTCTCCTGGATTGGTGATGACGTACGACCGAATTCTAGCGAAGTATGCGCCCCCGGCAATTTTGTTTGATCAATCGCTTCATCCCTTGCAGGTCTTTGGCGATGTTTCGCGGTTCACGGTTCGACCCACTGGACGTCTAAGAGGAACCGTCGAAGAGATGCTGGCCGAACCGTTGCGGTTGCCGCTAGCTATTGGTCTGCAACGAATGCAGTCGGATCAGCGCATCACCGAGACGGAATCAGCAATCTTTGATGGTGAGCGAGTCGAATTGCAGATTCAAGCGTTTCACCATCCCAGTCTGACCGAAACTCACTACTTGCTCAGCTTCGATGCCGAGGATTTCATCGCACCGACAAAGCAACCGTTGCTTCCCAATGAGGGTCTGGCACCAGAACGGAATTTGCGGAAACCAAATGTCTTGGAGGCTGCAGTCGATGGTAGTGAATCCACACGTATCGCGATGCTGCAAGAGCAAGTTCGTATGTTGGAGATGGAGCTCGACTATACCCGCGAAAACTTGCAGGCAACAATCGAAGAGGTAGAAACAACGAACGAGGAACTGCAATCCAGCAACGAAGAGTTAACCAGCAGCAACGAGGAACTTCAAAGCACCAATGAAGAACTGCACAGTGTCAACGAAGAACTGCATACCACTCATACGGAAAGCACGCGGCGGTTGCAGTTGTTAACGGAGTTGACCAACGACCTTGAAAGCGTGATGCGAGAAAGCAACGTCGGTCTCGTGCTTGTTGATCGCGACATGACGATTCGCCGCGTCACGCCTGCTGCCGCAGACCTTCTGTTGATCCGGCGTCGCGATGCCCAAGGCGAATCACTGCAAGATTATGCCGGCGCGTTCGACGATCTTGACTTGGTCGAAATAGCAAAGCGGGTTCGCGATACGAATCAGCCGGTTGAAATGGAGGCAACTGATCGTCGTGGCGATCCAGTGCTGTTGCGAGTGACGGCCTATCGTGATCGCACCGGTGTCCTGATGACATTCACGAACTTGCGATCCGTGAAAGAAACGAACGAAAAGCTGCGTAAGTTGACATCCATCGTGGCCGACAGCACGGACGCCATCATCGGCGTGGAACTCAATGGACGCGTGACTAGCTGGAACCGTGGTGCGACAAAGCTCTTTGGTACCGAGCTAGACGTTGCCAAGAATTTTGAACTCGCTGAGACGCTGCCCCAGTCGGTGTATGAATCATGCGACTCGTTGATCAAAGAGCTTTCCCGTAAGGGTGACGTTGCACCTCGGGAAGTCTCGGCAACCATTCGCGGTCGAACGCTTACGTTGCTCATTCGCGTTACGCCAGTGCTTGATGAGTATGAGCGCGTCTCCGCCGCGGCAATCACCCTTTACGATGTGACTTTGCTGCGCGCTGCGGAAGAGCAATTGCGGCTTAGGACACGGGCCATCGATGCAGCAGTCAACGGTTTTGTAATCGTTGATGCGTTAGCAAAAGATCACCCTATCGTGTATGCGAACCAAGGTTTTTATAGCCTCACGGGGTTTCGACCTGAGGACATCGTGGGACGCAATTGTCGATTCCTGCAGGGCCCGCAAACTGACCCAGAGGATGTCAAGATTATTCGCGAAGCCATTGCGAAGAAGCGAGAGTGCAGGGTCACGTTGCTGAACTACCGACGGGACGGAAGTGAGTTCTACAATGACCTTGTGATCACCCCGGTCGCGGACGAACACGGTCAAGTCACTCACTTTGTCGGTGTGCAGAGTGACGTGACCGACGTCGTTGCTGCAAAACGCATACTTGAAAAAAGCGAGGCGGAGTATCGCAGCACGTTCGAGAATGCCGCGATTGGAATTGCTCACATCGGACTCGACGGCGAATGGCTGCGAGTGAACCAGAAGTTGTGCCAGATTGTTGGTTATTCTCGTGATGAGCTTCAATCGAAAACGTTTCAAGAGATCACTCATGTCGACGACCTTAACAGCGACCTTGTTCAGTTTGCGAGAATGAAACGAGGAGAAATTCCCGGATACACGATGCAAAAGCGATTCATTCATCGCAACGGTCACGTCGTTTGGGTAAATCTCACTACGTCCTTACGCTCTGACGTCAAAGGCAATCCCGAATGTTGCATCTCGTTGGTCGAGGATATCTCGGAACGTATCGAGACTGAGCAAAAATTGTCGGCGTCGCGGGCCATCATTGCCGAAGTTATCCAACGTAGCGACGATCCCTTTATCAGCTTTGATTACGATGGCGTGATTCAAGTTGCGAATCGATCGGCTCATCGTTTGAGAGACATATCCGGCGATTTGCGAGGACGTTCTTACGAAGAATTGTTCGTTGATGATGCGGAGTCGCCTCTACTATCGGCGCTGGATCGTGTGCGTCGGTCTCAACAAGGGGAAACAACTGAGTATTACTCTCGACATCTCAGTCGATGGTATGACGCTCGGGTGTTTCCTGTCGACGGCGGTGCGGCCCTCTACATGACGGATGTAACAGGTCGCAAGGAAACAGAGACCTACCTGGAACGCGCTCGTGTCGCAGCCGAAGAAGCGAGTGTGGCGAAAAGTAAGTTCTTGACCAACATGAGTCACGAAATTCGCTCGCCAATGTCGGCAATCATTGGCTTCAGTGATATCGCGTTGCGTGACCTCAGTGATGGCAAACCCGTGGAGCCAGAGCACCTCGAGACAGTTATCCGCAATGGGCGTTTCCTGTTGGGGATCATCAACGACATATTGGATTTGTCAAAAGTCGAAGCCGGCAAGCTCGAAGTGAGGAAGTCTCGGTTCGGATTACTTCCTATGTTGGCCGATATTAATGAGCTCATGCGTCATCGCAGTGACTCGTCTGGCATACCTTTAACTTTCGAGTTCGCCAGTCCGGTTGTTCAACGCGTGTATAGCGACCGATCTCGGGTCGAACAGATTTTGGTGAACCTAATTGGTAACGCGATTAAGTTCACGCCAAAAGGAAACGTCCGAGTTGTGGTGGACATGGACTTAAGTGACGGCGAACAACTGCGTTTTCGAGTGATCGATACAGGGATTGGGATATCCGACGCGAATCTGTCCCGCTTGTTTCAAACCTTCAGCCAAGTGCATGACAATAAGATTGTTGGGGTCGAAGGCACCGGTCTAGGGTTAGTAATCAGCAAGCGTTTAGCCAAGATTTTGGGTGGTGACATCACTGTCGAAAGTCGCGAGGGCAAAGGCAGTTGTTTCACGCTGTTATTGCCGGTCCAACACTCTGACAACCTGATCACTCCAACAATCGCGGACTTGAAGCCTGAAGCAACAAGTTCCGCAGAATTGGACCGATTGGATTGCCGCGTTTTGGTCGTCGATGATGCTCGCGATGTCAGGATGGTCACAACACGCTTCTTGTCACGATGCGGTGCGGACGTAGTAGAAGCGGTCAATGGCGCCGAAGCCGTGAAGGCGGTTTCGAAAGCCGAAAGCGATGGACGACCATTCGCATGTATCTTGATGGACATGCAAATGCCTGAACTTGATGGCCGCGCCGCGACTGAGCGACTTCGCAATCAAGGCTTCATGATGCCTATCATAGCGCTCACGGCTGGAGCCACCTCCGAAGAGGTTCAAGAGGCTATCGCGGCAGGCTGCACCGAGTTCATGGCAAAGCCCGTTGATGCTCCTAATCTCATTCGTCGAGTTGCTGATCTGACGAGATAG
- a CDS encoding DUF421 domain-containing protein, with amino-acid sequence MISQWISSTWPEIGMVLISSASVYVAILLYTRFAGLRSFSKMSAPDFAMTVAVGSLFGSTISSPSPTLVLGLVALASLYFGQWIISALRQKFEGFGKVIDNQPLLLMAGREFLDDNLRQAKVTRSDVYGKLREANALNYDEVLAVVFETTGDISVLHRSDSNAVLEQDFIKNVIGNEHLQRTA; translated from the coding sequence ATGATAAGCCAATGGATATCTTCGACTTGGCCAGAAATTGGGATGGTCTTGATTTCGAGTGCCTCGGTCTATGTTGCCATTCTGCTCTATACACGCTTTGCAGGGCTCCGCAGCTTTTCAAAAATGTCCGCCCCGGATTTTGCGATGACGGTAGCCGTCGGGTCTCTGTTCGGTTCAACGATATCGTCGCCCAGTCCGACGCTGGTGTTGGGATTAGTGGCGTTAGCGTCGCTATACTTTGGGCAGTGGATCATCTCGGCACTACGCCAGAAGTTTGAAGGTTTCGGCAAGGTGATAGATAACCAGCCATTGTTGCTAATGGCGGGACGTGAATTCCTTGACGATAATCTGCGTCAAGCGAAAGTGACGCGCTCGGACGTGTACGGCAAACTGCGAGAAGCCAACGCATTGAACTACGACGAAGTATTGGCCGTCGTGTTCGAAACCACCGGTGATATTTCAGTGCTGCACCGTAGTGATAGCAATGCGGTGCTGGAACAGGACTTCATTAAGAACGTTATCGGAAACGAACATTTACAACGAACGGCCTAG
- a CDS encoding catalase, whose protein sequence is MAKKKKPDAKQTIGNGGELHQTAGAEDQRLTTNQGVVVSDDQNTLTVGPRGPQLLEDFVMREKITHFDHERIPERVVHARGYAAHGYFQAYKGNSKLTKAAFLQDPSEKTPVFCRFSTVAGSAGSPDTARDVRGFSVKFYTSAGNYDLVGNNIPVFFIQDAIKFPDLIHSVKPEPDRDFPQAQSAHNTFWDFVSLNPESVHMLMWIMSDRAIPRSFRMMEGFGVHTFRMINEKGESRFVKFHWRPKLGTFSLIWPEAVKISGADPDFHRRDLWNAIESGDYPEWELCVQAFTEEEANKFDYDVLDPTKLVPEEQIPLTPIGKMVLDRNVDNFFAETEQVAFCPSHVVPGIDFSNDPLLQGRLFSYLDTQLSRLGSPNFHQIPVNKPKCPFANFQRDGHMQMEVPTGNVANEPNSLDSGSPRECPITGFGSFPAKESGEKLRIRPESFADHYTQARLFWVSMTEPEKRHIVGGFAFELGKCDELKIRKRMLGHLSNVDQELCERVASALGMEGEADSIKPLVSVGNPEPSPALSQYTDAPKTLAGKKIGVLTTNLLDSSLYNALEKAAKKEGAMMEIVALKAGPIKTTGGKEITPDHFLSGAPSVLFDCVVIAPGKDQLDALMSQAAAVDWIRDAFGHLKVIGFTDQAMPMFEKASVDTDSDEGVVNITSTDVASFIDAAKQYRIWDREPKVRS, encoded by the coding sequence ATGGCAAAGAAGAAGAAACCCGATGCGAAGCAGACAATCGGAAATGGTGGTGAACTCCATCAAACCGCGGGTGCTGAGGACCAGCGTCTGACGACAAATCAGGGCGTCGTTGTGTCAGACGACCAGAACACGCTGACGGTTGGCCCCCGAGGTCCGCAATTGTTAGAGGACTTCGTGATGCGTGAGAAGATCACGCATTTTGACCATGAACGAATTCCCGAGCGTGTCGTGCATGCCAGGGGTTATGCAGCGCATGGTTACTTCCAGGCCTACAAAGGAAATTCAAAGCTGACTAAAGCAGCGTTCTTGCAAGATCCTTCCGAAAAGACACCCGTTTTCTGCCGGTTTTCAACCGTTGCCGGAAGTGCGGGATCACCGGATACGGCGCGGGACGTTCGTGGCTTCTCGGTGAAGTTCTATACGAGTGCGGGTAACTACGATTTAGTTGGCAACAACATCCCAGTGTTCTTTATCCAAGACGCGATTAAGTTCCCCGACCTCATTCATAGCGTCAAACCTGAACCCGATCGCGACTTCCCCCAAGCGCAGTCGGCACACAATACGTTCTGGGACTTTGTATCGCTCAATCCAGAATCCGTGCACATGCTGATGTGGATCATGTCAGACCGCGCGATTCCACGATCGTTCCGGATGATGGAAGGCTTTGGTGTTCACACGTTTCGAATGATTAACGAGAAGGGTGAATCGCGGTTTGTGAAGTTCCATTGGCGTCCCAAGCTCGGCACCTTCTCGTTGATCTGGCCTGAAGCAGTGAAAATCTCCGGTGCAGACCCTGACTTTCACCGCCGAGACTTGTGGAACGCGATCGAATCAGGCGACTATCCCGAATGGGAACTTTGCGTTCAAGCGTTCACCGAGGAAGAGGCAAACAAGTTCGACTATGACGTCTTGGATCCCACCAAGTTGGTTCCCGAAGAACAGATTCCGTTGACTCCGATCGGCAAGATGGTACTGGATCGAAATGTCGACAACTTCTTTGCTGAAACAGAGCAGGTTGCATTCTGCCCATCGCACGTCGTTCCTGGAATCGACTTCTCCAACGATCCACTGCTGCAAGGACGGTTGTTCTCCTACCTAGACACGCAATTATCTCGTCTGGGCAGTCCCAATTTCCATCAAATCCCGGTCAATAAGCCTAAGTGTCCGTTTGCCAACTTCCAGCGTGACGGACATATGCAGATGGAAGTGCCCACCGGTAATGTTGCCAACGAACCAAACTCGCTTGACAGTGGAAGTCCGCGGGAGTGTCCCATTACCGGATTCGGCAGTTTCCCCGCAAAAGAAAGCGGCGAGAAACTCCGCATTCGACCCGAGAGTTTTGCTGACCACTACACCCAAGCCCGTTTGTTTTGGGTCTCGATGACGGAACCGGAAAAGCGACACATTGTCGGAGGCTTTGCCTTTGAATTGGGCAAATGCGATGAGCTCAAAATTCGCAAGCGGATGCTGGGGCACTTAAGCAATGTGGATCAAGAACTTTGCGAACGTGTCGCATCTGCCTTGGGGATGGAAGGTGAAGCCGATTCCATCAAGCCGTTGGTATCCGTCGGCAATCCAGAACCATCGCCTGCGTTGTCCCAATACACGGATGCTCCCAAGACCCTCGCGGGCAAGAAGATTGGAGTTCTAACTACTAATCTATTGGATTCGTCACTTTACAATGCGTTGGAAAAAGCGGCGAAGAAAGAGGGCGCGATGATGGAAATCGTTGCACTGAAAGCAGGACCGATTAAGACTACTGGCGGTAAAGAGATTACGCCCGATCACTTCCTATCGGGAGCCCCATCAGTTCTATTCGACTGTGTGGTCATTGCGCCTGGCAAAGATCAGCTTGATGCCCTGATGTCCCAAGCGGCCGCGGTCGATTGGATCCGCGATGCCTTTGGACACCTCAAAGTCATCGGTTTTACTGATCAAGCCATGCCAATGTTCGAGAAAGCATCAGTCGACACCGATAGTGATGAAGGCGTCGTGAATATTACTTCGACCGATGTAGCGTCCTTCATCGACGCGGCGAAGCAGTACCGGATCTGGGACCGTGAACCAAAGGTACGATCCTAA
- a CDS encoding AI-2E family transporter — MTKHSEDRLPVDLVRPIGLLLLIATLSSVFIIANEIIMILFLGILFGVFLTKLASWISTYSPVGYRGTLAVVVSALLIAIVLAHAFFFVQINSQIDEASDRIDEGMSELGTLISEYPTLRTTIAGTPFLSDALDIKQKRQGSNRSNNTDDQAENKNKEGTSDQNSSDQSGLQLESIPEPVKQVASTVGQIFKTTFGLIVNSLLIFFVGLFLSISPTTYRDGLVSLVPVPKRERYREVFDRTGDTLWRWLIGRFGSMLATGSGAFLLLLVLGVPMAATLGILTALLTFIPNIGAAVALFLAVMFALPQGTGTVGFVVGGYMGLQLFESYVVTPLIQQKAVSLPPALLISFQAIMGVLFGFIGAAVASPLLAAGKTMVEMLYIDDYLESPSTDHES; from the coding sequence GTGACTAAGCACTCCGAAGACCGACTGCCGGTCGATTTAGTCCGTCCGATAGGACTATTGTTGCTGATCGCGACTCTGAGCAGTGTCTTTATCATTGCGAATGAAATCATCATGATTTTGTTCCTGGGTATCCTGTTCGGCGTTTTTCTGACGAAGCTTGCGAGCTGGATTAGCACATACAGTCCCGTCGGATATCGGGGAACGTTAGCCGTGGTAGTCTCCGCCCTGCTGATCGCAATCGTCCTAGCCCACGCATTTTTCTTTGTTCAAATCAACAGCCAGATCGACGAAGCAAGTGACCGAATCGACGAGGGCATGAGTGAACTCGGGACGCTCATCAGTGAGTACCCAACGCTTCGGACCACAATCGCAGGCACACCTTTTCTTTCGGATGCACTCGACATCAAGCAAAAACGACAAGGGTCGAATCGCTCCAACAACACAGACGACCAAGCCGAAAACAAAAATAAAGAAGGAACGTCGGATCAGAACTCCAGTGACCAATCGGGTCTTCAGCTCGAGAGCATCCCGGAACCAGTCAAGCAAGTAGCGTCAACCGTCGGCCAAATATTCAAAACAACGTTTGGGCTAATCGTCAATAGTTTGCTGATTTTCTTCGTGGGCCTATTTCTATCGATCAGCCCAACGACATACCGCGATGGCCTGGTGAGCTTAGTTCCTGTACCCAAGCGCGAGCGGTATAGAGAAGTATTCGACAGGACAGGGGACACGCTTTGGCGATGGTTGATAGGACGGTTCGGCTCGATGCTGGCCACGGGATCGGGCGCGTTTCTACTCTTGCTAGTACTGGGCGTTCCGATGGCGGCTACCCTTGGCATTCTCACTGCGCTACTCACGTTCATTCCAAACATTGGGGCGGCAGTGGCTTTGTTCTTGGCGGTAATGTTTGCTCTACCGCAGGGAACAGGGACCGTCGGGTTCGTTGTCGGCGGTTACATGGGCCTGCAACTTTTTGAAAGTTATGTCGTCACTCCGTTGATTCAGCAAAAGGCCGTCTCGCTTCCGCCTGCGTTGCTAATTTCCTTTCAAGCCATCATGGGCGTTCTCTTCGGTTTCATCGGGGCTGCTGTCGCTTCGCCTCTTCTAGCTGCGGGCAAAACGATGGTCGAGATGCTCTACATCGACGACTACCTCGAATCGCCTTCGACCGATCACGAATCATAG
- a CDS encoding NAD-dependent succinate-semialdehyde dehydrogenase, protein MTITSVNPATNETLQEFEPLTKDDVINAIGVGRDAYLEWRQTSFDQRNSCLLKFAELLRSDSDIYARMITRDMGKRISESQYEINYCADIAEFYANGAEQFLADQPMNVEGVNAYIRHEPLGVLMGVMPWNFPFYQVVRFATPNIMAGNTVMVKHASNVPQCAEAIEELFADCGLPNGVYQNLFIPSEFVDAIVSDSRVQGVSLTGSEAAGAAVAALAGKNLKRSVLELGGNDPFIVLEDADLDQVIEHAVKGRMVNAGQSCVASKRFIVVEALAEKFINGFRSELESLKMGDPMDEETTLAPLSTEDAAVKLQKQVQSTIDAGATVVLGGDRPDRKGAYFNPTILTNVTPDMPTFDQELFGPVATVYVVKDEAEAIKLANDSSYGLGGSVFTSDIERGRRVAEQVETGMMFINQPTKSHAELPFGGIKNSGYGRELSHLGILEFVNKKLIHLGPAE, encoded by the coding sequence ATGACCATCACGAGTGTTAACCCTGCGACGAACGAGACGCTCCAAGAATTCGAACCGCTCACGAAGGACGACGTTATCAACGCGATTGGGGTTGGGCGTGATGCCTATCTAGAGTGGCGACAAACCTCGTTCGATCAACGGAATTCCTGCCTATTAAAGTTTGCCGAGCTTCTGAGAAGCGACTCAGACATTTATGCCCGAATGATCACCCGGGACATGGGAAAGCGTATTTCCGAGAGTCAGTATGAAATCAACTATTGTGCTGACATCGCTGAATTCTACGCGAATGGGGCGGAACAGTTCTTAGCTGATCAGCCAATGAACGTAGAAGGTGTCAACGCTTACATCCGGCATGAACCGCTTGGAGTGTTGATGGGTGTCATGCCATGGAACTTTCCATTCTATCAAGTGGTGCGGTTCGCTACTCCTAACATCATGGCTGGTAACACCGTGATGGTGAAACACGCGAGCAACGTTCCACAGTGTGCAGAAGCGATCGAAGAGCTGTTCGCCGACTGCGGATTACCAAACGGCGTCTACCAAAACTTGTTCATACCTTCGGAGTTTGTCGACGCAATTGTTTCAGACTCGCGGGTCCAAGGGGTGTCACTTACCGGTAGCGAAGCTGCCGGTGCAGCCGTTGCCGCCTTAGCCGGAAAGAACCTCAAACGTAGCGTCTTGGAACTAGGCGGAAACGATCCGTTCATTGTTCTCGAGGACGCGGATCTTGACCAAGTGATCGAGCATGCAGTGAAAGGGCGGATGGTTAACGCCGGACAATCCTGTGTGGCATCAAAACGGTTCATCGTGGTCGAAGCGCTCGCCGAAAAGTTCATCAATGGATTTCGATCAGAATTGGAATCGCTGAAAATGGGCGATCCTATGGATGAGGAGACGACGCTGGCACCTTTGTCGACCGAAGATGCCGCGGTAAAGCTGCAGAAGCAGGTCCAATCGACCATCGACGCCGGTGCAACGGTGGTGCTCGGTGGAGATCGCCCCGACCGCAAAGGGGCCTACTTCAATCCGACCATCTTGACGAATGTGACACCCGACATGCCGACGTTTGACCAAGAACTATTTGGACCGGTTGCAACGGTTTATGTTGTCAAAGATGAGGCTGAAGCTATCAAGCTTGCCAATGACTCTTCCTACGGACTCGGTGGCAGCGTGTTCACGAGCGATATCGAACGAGGCCGTCGTGTTGCAGAGCAAGTGGAAACCGGCATGATGTTCATCAACCAGCCCACGAAGTCCCACGCTGAGCTGCCCTTCGGCGGAATCAAGAATTCCGGATACGGACGAGAACTGTCGCACTTGGGGATTCTAGAATTTGTGAACAAGAAGCTGATCCACTTAGGTCCAGCCGAGTAG